In uncultured Draconibacterium sp., one genomic interval encodes:
- the vgrG gene encoding type VI secretion system tip protein VgrG codes for MPEKRVIPTARSADLVTYKILVEGEELSSVNQILSITVQKEINRIPWAKIILLDGDPAAQDFVLSNENFFVPGKEIEIKSGYHSEEETIFKGIVIRHNLKIRSDKAQLEIECKDRAVKMSIGRKSKYFYDSKDSDILEGIIDAHGLESDVEETGVSYPEMVQYRVSDWDFCITRAQANGKVCVIDDGKFSVLAPDYSQQEKMTLVYGATILDFDAEMDARNQFSNVTSYGWDVANQEIVEKEANNADVELNGNISPDELASVIELDKLELRDGSASTDAGLQDWANAKKLFNQLSKTRGRVRFQGVPDVKPNTTVVLAGVGDRFNGKVYVSAVRHQITDGNWTIDTQFGINPKWFSETVDINEMPAAGLIGAVSGLHVAKVTQIHDDPNGEYRVMVRMPIINNDEQGVWARVATLDAGDSRGSFFRPEPDDEVIVGFLNDNPNDPVILGMLHSSALPSPLEPEEPNNEKGFVTRSELKFLFNDEKKSIVLETPGGKIITVDDDTGTIKIEDESGNVSTFDSSGITLESSGDISIKATGDVNIEGTNVGLTATAEFKAESGAGSELASSAITKVTGSLVQIN; via the coding sequence ATGCCTGAAAAGCGAGTCATACCAACTGCACGGTCGGCCGACCTGGTTACCTACAAAATTCTTGTTGAAGGGGAAGAATTATCCTCTGTTAACCAGATTTTGAGCATCACGGTACAAAAGGAGATTAACCGGATTCCCTGGGCAAAAATCATATTGCTCGACGGCGATCCTGCGGCACAGGATTTTGTGTTGAGCAATGAAAATTTCTTTGTTCCCGGAAAGGAAATTGAGATAAAAAGCGGTTACCATTCCGAGGAAGAAACCATTTTCAAAGGGATTGTAATCCGCCATAATCTGAAGATCCGGTCCGACAAAGCACAGCTTGAAATTGAATGCAAAGACAGGGCGGTTAAAATGAGCATCGGCCGGAAAAGCAAATATTTCTACGATAGTAAAGACAGCGATATTCTGGAAGGAATTATTGATGCGCATGGTTTGGAATCCGATGTGGAGGAAACCGGTGTAAGCTATCCTGAAATGGTGCAGTACCGGGTTAGCGACTGGGATTTTTGCATTACACGTGCTCAGGCAAACGGAAAAGTTTGTGTGATCGACGATGGAAAGTTTTCGGTGCTGGCTCCTGATTATTCGCAGCAAGAAAAAATGACACTCGTTTACGGGGCAACCATTCTTGATTTTGATGCAGAAATGGATGCCCGGAATCAGTTTTCCAATGTTACCAGTTATGGTTGGGATGTGGCCAACCAGGAAATTGTGGAAAAGGAAGCCAACAATGCAGATGTGGAGCTCAACGGAAATATTTCGCCCGATGAACTAGCTTCGGTAATTGAACTGGATAAGCTGGAGTTACGCGATGGAAGCGCCAGTACTGATGCCGGTCTGCAGGATTGGGCCAATGCTAAAAAGCTATTTAATCAACTGTCGAAAACCCGTGGACGGGTGCGTTTTCAGGGTGTTCCCGATGTGAAACCCAACACCACTGTTGTATTAGCAGGTGTGGGCGATCGATTTAACGGCAAAGTCTACGTTTCTGCTGTTCGTCATCAAATCACTGATGGTAACTGGACCATTGATACCCAATTCGGAATCAACCCAAAATGGTTTTCCGAAACGGTTGATATTAATGAAATGCCGGCAGCGGGATTGATTGGTGCCGTTAGTGGATTGCATGTGGCAAAAGTCACGCAAATTCATGACGATCCCAATGGCGAGTACCGGGTAATGGTACGCATGCCCATTATTAACAACGACGAACAGGGCGTTTGGGCGCGGGTGGCCACACTCGATGCCGGTGACAGTCGCGGATCCTTTTTTCGCCCCGAACCGGACGATGAGGTAATAGTAGGTTTTCTGAATGACAATCCAAACGATCCGGTGATTTTGGGCATGCTGCATAGTAGTGCATTGCCTTCGCCGCTTGAGCCCGAAGAGCCTAATAATGAAAAAGGATTTGTGACCCGAAGCGAGTTAAAATTCCTGTTCAACGACGAGAAAAAGTCGATAGTTCTTGAAACGCCCGGCGGCAAAATTATCACGGTTGATGATGATACAGGAACCATAAAAATCGAAGACGAATCGGGGAATGTAAGCACTTTCGATTCCAGTGGGATAACACTCGAAAGCAGTGGCGATATTTCAATAAAAGCAACGGGCGATGTAAACATCGAAGGAACGAATGTTGGCCTTACTGCCACTGCTGAATTTAAAGCCGAAAGCGGTGCCGGTTCAGAACTTGCATCTTCGGCCATAACAAAAGTTACAGGATCATTAGTACAAATAAATTGA
- a CDS encoding PAAR domain-containing protein, whose protein sequence is MPPAARITDMHTCPMVNPGPVPHVGGPILPPGEPTVLIEGIPAARVGDMATCTGPPDTIIMGSGTVFIGGMPAARVGDLTAHGGTIVMGSGTVMIGG, encoded by the coding sequence ATGCCACCAGCAGCAAGAATAACAGATATGCACACCTGTCCGATGGTTAATCCGGGGCCTGTCCCTCACGTTGGAGGGCCGATTTTACCACCCGGCGAACCAACGGTACTGATTGAAGGAATACCGGCCGCCCGTGTAGGAGATATGGCCACTTGCACGGGGCCTCCCGATACCATTATAATGGGTTCGGGAACGGTATTTATTGGCGGAATGCCCGCCGCCCGTGTAGGTGATCTTACTGCACATGGTGGAACAATAGTAATGGGAAGTGGAACAGTAATGATTGGAGGTTAA